A window of Streptomyces armeniacus contains these coding sequences:
- a CDS encoding ParB/RepB/Spo0J family partition protein, which translates to MTVADQLGTGASFGRARNGRSARGRAKAVAQGDIPTYELVRLPLHEVSPTPLNPRRNFGTAEDMTRFGEELRHAQLAACVAVTADAYLTLWPEHREKIGDVAHVLVNGERRFRSALHVGLDGLDFVVRDDLAATREDFIDHLLKENLEREDFDVIERARGVQQMVEVCEQDDPSGARARAARRLQRDRSWVTNQLALLRLPLEIQVMLSKGELPERDGRLLARYAKDQPDLDAAALLAHHEAVKAQSAEEKARERALLQAAKQQGVLSADNTSAPPAMAPSTEASGGDVAGSVLSVDNTDPAAAADSGPIPAPAAAGQQQSNATKPSEASDPASALSADNDTAKSVPKVPAQNPGDGAEGISDDVQQQLVRAGRGDIDVLADALGQNLQRDKLERLVEQLRSWL; encoded by the coding sequence ATGACTGTCGCCGATCAGCTGGGCACGGGGGCGTCCTTCGGTCGGGCCCGCAACGGGCGCAGCGCGCGCGGCCGCGCCAAAGCCGTCGCACAGGGCGACATCCCCACCTACGAGCTGGTTCGCCTCCCCCTGCACGAGGTATCCCCCACCCCGTTGAACCCGCGCCGGAACTTCGGCACGGCCGAGGACATGACGCGCTTCGGGGAGGAGCTCCGCCACGCGCAGCTCGCCGCTTGCGTCGCGGTCACCGCCGACGCGTACCTGACCCTGTGGCCAGAGCACCGCGAGAAGATCGGTGACGTCGCGCACGTACTCGTCAACGGCGAGCGCCGCTTCCGCAGCGCCCTCCACGTCGGCCTGGACGGGCTGGACTTCGTCGTCCGGGATGATCTGGCGGCCACGAGGGAGGATTTCATCGACCACCTGCTCAAGGAGAACCTTGAGAGGGAGGACTTCGATGTGATCGAGCGGGCCCGCGGCGTGCAGCAAATGGTCGAGGTCTGCGAGCAGGACGATCCGTCCGGGGCCCGGGCACGCGCGGCCCGGCGGCTCCAGCGCGACAGGTCCTGGGTCACCAACCAGTTGGCGCTTCTCCGTCTGCCACTCGAGATCCAGGTGATGCTCAGCAAAGGCGAGCTACCCGAGCGGGACGGGCGGCTACTCGCCCGGTACGCGAAGGACCAACCGGATCTAGACGCGGCCGCGCTGCTGGCCCATCACGAGGCCGTCAAGGCGCAGAGCGCCGAGGAGAAGGCCCGTGAGCGCGCCCTGCTGCAGGCGGCGAAGCAGCAGGGGGTGTTGTCCGCGGACAACACGAGCGCGCCTCCAGCGATGGCCCCGAGTACGGAGGCGAGTGGGGGAGACGTGGCCGGGTCGGTGTTGTCCGTGGACAACACCGACCCGGCCGCCGCGGCGGACAGCGGGCCGATTCCAGCACCCGCCGCGGCTGGCCAGCAGCAGAGCAATGCCACGAAGCCGTCCGAAGCCTCGGACCCGGCATCCGCGTTGTCCGCGGACAACGACACGGCCAAGTCTGTACCCAAAGTTCCTGCTCAGAACCCTGGCGACGGCGCGGAAGGCATTTCCGACGACGTCCAGCAGCAGCTGGTGCGTGCTGGCCGCGGAGACATCGACGTGCTCGCGGATGCACTGGGTCAGAACCTCCAGCGAGACAAGCTGGAGCGCCTGGTGGAGCAGCTCCGGTCGTGGCTGTGA
- a CDS encoding SCO6880 family protein, with the protein MTSVRLYGGWRLTRGIGLGNLTLGQSLILLGLLITVMLTAAVDIRLLLYVGPAAAVAAALTALRWRGEPLLETLLTIARWRHGVRAEQDVFTSGVVTLHKRGLDLPGLLAPVAILSCEDGDGGHYGMAWHRRSGHLTATLRVAAVSTALADQDSVDTWVSQWGAWLARLGHSPMVRWVAVTVDTAPDPGSSLEDYVAARLDPAAPANATALMHELVALSPAASAAVETRVSITFDPARSPEPCATFAEAVAEAGRNLAGLQHALGACGVTVLGRASAARLAGITRAAFDPVSRPEVARALAHDPRTGAEADPDALLGHGVAGPVAAREHRSHYEHDSGTSVSWVWASAPRQHVTSEVLVPLLAPARHPKRVTLAYEPHAAEAAADHLQGEVNAAAFRAALRQRQQRAETATDLADRARAEQAAQEEAQGAGLGLYSMVITTTVTDPEALPRAVADVEQRAGTSKIKLRRARWSQAAAFAATLPLGIYLPDAVRRRTR; encoded by the coding sequence GTGACCTCAGTGCGTCTGTACGGAGGCTGGCGCCTCACTCGGGGAATCGGGCTGGGCAACCTGACGCTGGGCCAGTCCCTGATCCTGCTGGGCCTGTTGATCACCGTGATGCTGACCGCCGCGGTGGACATCCGGCTGCTGCTGTACGTCGGCCCCGCAGCCGCGGTGGCGGCGGCGCTGACCGCGCTGCGGTGGCGGGGAGAGCCGCTGCTGGAGACGCTGCTGACCATCGCCCGCTGGCGTCACGGCGTACGTGCGGAGCAGGACGTCTTCACCTCCGGCGTGGTGACGCTGCACAAGCGGGGCCTCGACTTGCCCGGGCTGCTCGCTCCGGTGGCGATCCTCTCCTGCGAGGACGGCGACGGCGGGCACTACGGCATGGCCTGGCACCGCCGAAGCGGCCACCTGACCGCCACCTTGCGGGTCGCCGCGGTCTCCACCGCCCTGGCCGATCAGGACTCCGTGGACACCTGGGTCAGTCAGTGGGGTGCCTGGCTGGCGCGCCTAGGGCACTCCCCCATGGTGCGGTGGGTGGCCGTCACCGTGGACACCGCGCCGGATCCCGGCAGTTCCCTCGAGGACTACGTGGCCGCCCGCCTCGACCCGGCCGCGCCGGCGAACGCCACCGCACTCATGCACGAGTTGGTTGCGCTCTCCCCTGCCGCGAGCGCGGCGGTCGAGACCCGGGTCAGCATCACCTTCGACCCGGCGCGCAGTCCCGAGCCGTGTGCCACCTTCGCGGAGGCCGTCGCGGAGGCCGGCCGGAACCTGGCTGGTCTCCAGCATGCTCTGGGCGCGTGCGGTGTAACGGTTCTGGGCCGCGCCAGCGCCGCGAGGCTGGCCGGGATCACGCGGGCGGCGTTCGACCCCGTCTCCCGGCCGGAGGTGGCCCGCGCGCTGGCCCACGACCCTCGCACCGGTGCCGAGGCCGACCCCGACGCCCTGCTCGGCCACGGCGTCGCCGGCCCTGTGGCTGCCCGCGAGCACCGCAGCCACTACGAGCACGACTCCGGCACATCGGTGTCCTGGGTCTGGGCGAGCGCGCCCCGGCAGCACGTCACTTCGGAGGTCCTGGTGCCGCTGCTCGCCCCCGCCCGGCATCCCAAGCGGGTCACCCTGGCCTACGAACCCCATGCCGCCGAAGCCGCCGCCGACCACTTGCAGGGGGAGGTCAACGCCGCTGCTTTCCGAGCCGCGCTGCGGCAGCGGCAGCAGCGCGCCGAGACCGCCACCGACCTCGCCGACCGCGCTCGCGCCGAGCAGGCCGCGCAGGAGGAGGCGCAGGGTGCCGGGCTGGGCCTGTACTCGATGGTGATCACCACGACCGTCACCGACCCGGAGGCGCTGCCCCGAGCCGTGGCCGACGTCGAGCAGCGCGCCGGAACCTCCAAGATCAAGCTCCGCCGGGCGCGCTGGTCCCAGGCCGCCGCGTTCGCTGCCACGCTCCCGCTTGGCATCTACCTGCCGGACGCCGTCCGGCGCCGCACCCGCTGA
- a CDS encoding Lsr2 family DNA-binding protein: MFADWQQALEAESLPLDPSPDQQLAAAARVTARHAHGKADLTLLLDNLGLPTDDDTLTTLFPLLNQTGEPRMTTPNAIEAVALSMYNDDTPAAQITEATGLTEDQITALADAQDHQTAADAVPAASDVEQLLAWAEDHTTAVIRNKAARIRRELAGLAERRDTENAQRKAEERVAKLQAELEKAQQKLRAVKTGGRPATTAAAPVAAAKRSKEQQDEIRAWGRANGYQVAAHGKIPKNVVEAYEAAQQPPTAAAS, from the coding sequence ATGTTCGCCGACTGGCAGCAGGCCCTCGAAGCCGAATCACTCCCCCTCGACCCCAGCCCGGACCAGCAACTCGCCGCCGCGGCCCGAGTCACAGCACGCCACGCCCACGGCAAAGCCGACCTCACGCTGCTCCTGGACAACCTCGGGCTGCCCACCGACGACGACACACTCACCACCTTGTTCCCCCTCCTCAACCAGACAGGAGAACCCCGCATGACCACCCCGAACGCGATCGAAGCGGTGGCGCTGTCCATGTACAACGACGACACCCCCGCAGCACAGATCACCGAGGCCACCGGCCTGACCGAGGACCAGATCACCGCACTGGCCGACGCCCAGGACCACCAGACCGCGGCCGACGCCGTGCCGGCGGCCTCCGACGTCGAGCAGCTGCTCGCCTGGGCCGAAGACCACACCACCGCCGTCATCCGCAACAAGGCCGCCCGGATCCGCAGGGAACTCGCCGGACTCGCCGAGCGCCGCGACACCGAGAACGCACAGCGCAAGGCCGAAGAACGCGTCGCCAAACTCCAAGCCGAACTGGAGAAGGCCCAGCAGAAATTGCGCGCCGTGAAGACCGGTGGCCGCCCGGCCACCACGGCCGCCGCCCCGGTGGCTGCCGCCAAGCGCAGCAAGGAGCAGCAGGACGAGATCCGCGCCTGGGGCCGCGCCAACGGATACCAGGTCGCCGCTCACGGGAAGATCCCGAAGAACGTCGTCGAAGCGTACGAGGCCGCCCAGCAGCCGCCGACCGCGGCGGCCAGCTGA
- a CDS encoding WhiB family transcriptional regulator, translated as MNHTRTTHPAMAEADNRIPFPRTDAPTRCQDDPELFAIEDITGQRAKDKALARARRACSGCPIVKNCLKWALANPDRTPTGVWAATTARQRTGLRKRLVQRLGADWVAVVAEQDRRERRWKPTGRERALDPLEMELIPRRPAPYEPWREPLTPARRAHNQRLLLAGLNTEAVA; from the coding sequence ATGAACCACACCCGCACCACCCATCCGGCCATGGCTGAGGCCGACAACCGGATCCCCTTCCCCCGCACCGATGCGCCGACTCGCTGCCAGGACGACCCGGAGCTGTTCGCCATCGAGGACATCACAGGCCAGAGGGCGAAGGACAAGGCACTCGCCAGGGCGCGCCGGGCCTGCTCCGGCTGCCCGATCGTCAAGAACTGCCTCAAGTGGGCGCTGGCAAACCCCGACCGGACACCGACCGGCGTGTGGGCCGCGACCACCGCCCGCCAGCGCACCGGACTGCGCAAGCGCCTCGTCCAGCGTCTCGGCGCGGACTGGGTCGCCGTCGTCGCCGAACAGGACCGCCGCGAGCGCCGGTGGAAGCCCACCGGCCGCGAGCGGGCCCTCGACCCCCTCGAGATGGAACTCATCCCCCGCCGACCCGCCCCGTACGAGCCGTGGCGCGAGCCCCTCACCCCGGCCCGCCGAGCCCACAACCAGCGCCTGCTCCTGGCCGGCCTCAACACCGAGGCGGTGGCGTAG
- a CDS encoding NUDIX domain-containing protein, with the protein MTTDHTPAEIIRYTADVVALTPEGNVLLIERDWDPYEGQHALPGGHVDPGETGRAAAARELAEETGVHVDPARLIELGTFDRPDRDPRGRYVSVAWLAHLPAGTTATAGDDARSAGWWPLSDPPPLLAFDHKDILEAARERQYETAGWAAYLRERVGRCPAAHPSDPSACRGPVAVTVIDANGTGCDGCEHHAARMLASLHGARVAPLPDAPEGAAIRTFRTAGELPPYAWRQPLNR; encoded by the coding sequence ATGACTACCGACCACACGCCTGCAGAGATCATCCGTTACACCGCCGATGTCGTCGCCCTCACGCCCGAGGGCAACGTGCTGCTGATCGAACGCGACTGGGACCCGTACGAGGGCCAGCACGCACTCCCCGGCGGGCACGTGGACCCCGGGGAGACCGGCCGCGCTGCTGCCGCCCGCGAACTGGCGGAAGAGACCGGCGTACACGTCGACCCCGCCCGCCTGATCGAGCTGGGCACGTTCGACCGGCCCGACCGTGACCCGCGCGGCCGGTACGTCAGCGTCGCCTGGCTGGCCCACCTCCCGGCGGGCACCACCGCCACGGCCGGGGATGACGCCCGGAGCGCCGGTTGGTGGCCGCTGTCCGACCCTCCGCCGCTGCTGGCGTTCGACCACAAGGACATCCTCGAAGCCGCCCGCGAGCGGCAGTACGAGACGGCCGGGTGGGCGGCGTACCTGCGTGAGCGCGTCGGCCGGTGCCCGGCCGCGCACCCCAGCGACCCCAGCGCCTGCCGGGGACCGGTGGCCGTGACCGTCATCGACGCCAACGGCACGGGCTGCGACGGCTGCGAGCACCACGCCGCCCGCATGCTCGCCTCCCTGCACGGCGCCCGCGTCGCCCCGCTCCCCGACGCCCCAGAAGGCGCCGCCATCCGCACCTTCCGCACCGCCGGGGAACTCCCGCCCTACGCCTGGCGACAGCCCCTCAACCGCTGA
- a CDS encoding DUF6919 domain-containing protein, whose amino-acid sequence MSRADRKRWRAAHTLSDLGDLMARWLERDIKSWPGYQPGYGPEEETNPAMIRVLAQLNRAGYLTVDSQPGITEPDDGVMWSQRASVTGFVDEDELVARLEDMAAEHDLRIVLGGRAAGRVDEDVVLTTRDGQPHSVFPGYLGHGELRCMWPGVSFDAFGALMYAWQVTIYAPEWGASGQRLWDALEGVVGAANPRVVETEKNVPQLRR is encoded by the coding sequence ATGAGCCGCGCCGACCGCAAGAGGTGGAGGGCCGCCCACACCCTGAGCGACCTCGGCGACCTGATGGCGCGGTGGCTGGAGCGCGACATCAAGTCCTGGCCCGGCTACCAGCCGGGCTACGGGCCGGAAGAAGAAACCAACCCTGCCATGATCCGCGTCCTCGCCCAGCTCAACCGGGCTGGCTACCTGACCGTCGACAGCCAGCCCGGTATCACCGAGCCCGACGACGGCGTCATGTGGTCGCAGCGTGCATCGGTGACTGGCTTCGTCGACGAGGACGAACTCGTCGCACGGCTCGAGGACATGGCCGCTGAGCACGACCTGAGGATCGTCCTGGGCGGTCGTGCGGCGGGACGCGTAGATGAGGACGTCGTCCTGACCACCCGGGACGGGCAGCCGCACTCCGTGTTTCCCGGATACCTCGGACACGGCGAACTGCGCTGCATGTGGCCCGGTGTCAGCTTCGATGCCTTCGGGGCGCTCATGTACGCGTGGCAGGTCACCATCTACGCCCCCGAATGGGGCGCCAGCGGGCAGCGCCTGTGGGACGCACTCGAAGGCGTAGTCGGCGCCGCGAACCCGCGCGTCGTGGAGACCGAGAAGAACGTGCCCCAGCTCCGCCGCTGA
- a CDS encoding GGDEF domain-containing protein, translated as MASNSRVQARIGQRALLLTTAVLPLTGWAAHAAVLHRRLAAARTDPLTGLLRRDAYTARARRILARHGNDALVVMVDQDHLKEINDLYGHAAGDAVLAATASRLTAWAGPRAAVGRLGGDEFAAVLTLPYDDRELHLEQLVRTLHTPVLLEDDQAVDVAASIGAAAQDILGLRDLSTLQRAADAALYDGKHTGRAVLAAKPHTTVPSINGRRAGRPGTSSWGRAA; from the coding sequence ATGGCCTCCAACTCCCGCGTTCAGGCCCGGATCGGGCAGCGCGCCCTCTTACTCACCACCGCCGTCCTGCCGTTGACCGGCTGGGCCGCACACGCCGCGGTGCTGCACCGGCGTCTGGCCGCCGCCAGGACGGACCCGCTCACCGGACTCCTGCGGCGCGACGCCTACACCGCCCGAGCCCGGCGCATCCTCGCCCGCCACGGCAACGACGCCCTCGTGGTCATGGTCGACCAAGACCACCTCAAGGAGATCAACGACCTGTACGGGCACGCCGCAGGCGACGCCGTACTGGCCGCGACCGCCTCCCGGCTCACCGCCTGGGCCGGTCCGCGAGCCGCCGTCGGCCGACTCGGCGGAGACGAGTTCGCCGCGGTGCTGACCCTGCCGTACGACGACCGCGAGCTCCATCTCGAGCAGCTGGTGCGGACGCTGCACACGCCGGTCCTCCTCGAGGACGACCAGGCCGTCGACGTCGCCGCCTCGATCGGCGCCGCCGCCCAGGACATCCTCGGCCTCCGCGACCTGTCCACGCTCCAGCGCGCCGCCGACGCCGCCCTCTACGACGGCAAGCACACCGGCCGCGCGGTCCTGGCAGCCAAGCCGCACACCACGGTGCCGTCCATCAACGGCCGCCGAGCCGGCCGACCCGGCACCAGCTCGTGGGGACGAGCGGCATAA
- a CDS encoding HIT family protein, with protein MYDVFIDSFGARWQDPPQPRYRAAVLAINLTNQLLNPPDDPAMADVVARQTGQDAGVRDYVLTTPGAARIVDDAVHALTALRAAANRRPVQLLVNCWYGRHRAPAVADAIGRRMQEAGATVTVTHHHINRPPVPRKHPRPDCPFCAIVHDGAPATIVHEWGDALAIVPRSGGCTDGHLLVLPKAHVTDFTIDPVVSATVQLRAAELAQQLGGQWNYLTSCGEAATQTVWHLHGHLVPRTAGDGLALPWTHPAREKRTVTPCRCSPSPGRGSARQPRRDQRLEGGLGERRPA; from the coding sequence GTGTACGACGTGTTCATCGACAGCTTCGGCGCCCGCTGGCAGGACCCGCCACAACCGCGCTACCGCGCCGCCGTCCTCGCCATCAACCTCACCAACCAGCTCCTCAACCCACCCGACGACCCTGCTATGGCCGACGTCGTCGCCCGCCAGACCGGGCAGGATGCAGGGGTACGCGATTACGTCCTGACGACGCCGGGCGCGGCCCGCATCGTCGACGACGCCGTCCACGCACTCACCGCCCTCCGCGCCGCCGCCAACCGCCGCCCGGTCCAGCTGCTGGTGAACTGCTGGTACGGCCGCCACCGGGCACCGGCCGTTGCCGACGCGATCGGGCGGCGCATGCAAGAGGCCGGCGCCACCGTCACGGTCACCCACCACCACATCAACCGGCCGCCGGTCCCCCGCAAACATCCCCGGCCCGACTGCCCGTTCTGCGCCATCGTCCACGACGGCGCCCCGGCGACCATCGTCCACGAGTGGGGCGACGCCCTCGCGATCGTTCCCCGCAGCGGCGGCTGCACCGATGGCCACCTCCTGGTCCTGCCCAAGGCCCACGTCACGGACTTCACCATCGACCCGGTCGTCTCGGCCACCGTGCAACTACGTGCCGCCGAACTCGCGCAGCAGCTGGGCGGTCAGTGGAACTACCTCACTTCCTGCGGTGAGGCAGCCACACAGACGGTGTGGCACCTCCACGGACATCTGGTCCCCCGCACCGCTGGCGATGGCCTCGCCCTCCCCTGGACCCACCCCGCCCGCGAAAAGAGGACCGTGACACCGTGCCGGTGTTCACCGTCTCCGGGCCGTGGGTCGGCGAGGCAACCCCGACGCGATCAGCGACTTGAGGGAGGTCTGGGAGAACGACGACCCGCGTGA
- a CDS encoding RRQRL motif-containing zinc-binding protein — protein sequence MPRQPRRKSRTETRIPREASGIPEYDRDSCPAHLVTRRQMRDRNLSPGGHEPVAVLRCKHCSYRPQWSCNHPVRAWLYDLALARPKRVPTLAQERALDQAMAARQTCPNCSRRYVFCLPLKSLGSCLECHDGTPADPSTYTTPPPTHRLAA from the coding sequence ATGCCCCGTCAGCCTCGCCGCAAGAGCCGCACAGAAACACGGATACCGCGCGAGGCCAGCGGGATCCCGGAGTACGACCGCGACTCCTGCCCGGCCCACCTTGTCACCCGTCGCCAGATGCGAGACCGGAACCTCAGCCCCGGCGGGCACGAACCCGTGGCGGTCCTCCGCTGCAAACACTGCAGCTACCGGCCCCAATGGTCCTGCAACCACCCCGTCCGCGCCTGGCTCTACGACCTCGCCCTCGCGCGCCCCAAGCGGGTCCCGACCCTCGCGCAGGAACGGGCGCTGGACCAGGCCATGGCAGCCCGCCAGACCTGCCCCAACTGCTCCCGGCGGTACGTGTTCTGCCTGCCCCTCAAGAGCCTCGGGAGCTGCCTGGAGTGCCACGACGGCACCCCCGCCGACCCGAGCACCTACACCACTCCCCCACCCACACACCGCCTGGCTGCCTGA
- a CDS encoding ATP-binding protein, producing the protein MKGTPVNQQLLAALGLPEPGLYVLIGPAGSGKTNIAAAFPRTWRLSLDDFREQVADDAGAQASTRDAVAVFDAALSGRLARRLPTLVDSTNTELAVRARLLERAHRHGMLAVAIAVRTPLETCQERQNARPANRQVPTETIAWQRAGVPFAEQLLSEGFDEVRDAADLDLLHLLLARSVAAGFDPLAEVRAAFGPDLARAFAFDSDSSGSTGAFTVAGRQLAVRWSEDGDVFDHHWQARLDSEPCEDCGSPVWVKVNGARDLLDVYRGQAPDEPFCQSCDTPDWQSA; encoded by the coding sequence ATGAAGGGCACACCCGTGAACCAGCAACTCCTCGCCGCGCTCGGTCTGCCGGAACCCGGCCTCTACGTGCTGATCGGACCGGCCGGAAGCGGCAAGACCAACATCGCGGCCGCCTTCCCCCGCACCTGGCGCCTGTCCCTGGACGACTTCCGCGAGCAAGTAGCCGACGACGCCGGCGCCCAGGCCAGTACCCGCGACGCGGTCGCCGTCTTCGACGCGGCGCTCTCCGGCCGCTTGGCCCGCCGGCTGCCGACGCTGGTGGACAGCACGAACACCGAACTGGCCGTACGGGCCCGGCTGCTGGAGCGTGCCCACCGGCACGGCATGCTGGCTGTGGCGATCGCCGTGCGCACGCCGCTGGAGACGTGCCAGGAGCGGCAGAACGCGCGGCCCGCCAACCGGCAGGTACCGACGGAGACGATCGCCTGGCAGCGAGCCGGTGTCCCTTTCGCCGAGCAGCTGCTCAGCGAAGGCTTCGACGAGGTCCGCGACGCCGCCGACCTCGACCTACTCCACCTGCTGCTGGCCCGTTCCGTGGCCGCTGGCTTCGACCCGCTCGCAGAGGTCCGCGCCGCCTTCGGCCCAGACCTCGCCCGGGCCTTCGCCTTCGACTCCGACAGTTCGGGCTCCACCGGCGCGTTCACCGTCGCCGGACGGCAACTGGCCGTGCGCTGGTCAGAAGACGGAGACGTCTTCGACCACCACTGGCAGGCCCGCCTCGACAGCGAACCCTGCGAGGACTGCGGCAGTCCGGTGTGGGTGAAGGTCAACGGCGCCCGCGACCTGCTGGACGTCTACCGCGGACAGGCACCCGACGAGCCGTTTTGCCAAAGCTGCGACACCCCCGACTGGCAATCCGCCTGA
- a CDS encoding Eco57I restriction-modification methylase domain-containing protein codes for MSLSTALEAIVAEAPGADGHRHIMRLAVNAAAAARNYPQPWHVELPVDTAERVTKLLTDLGDLATWGAPELGSLHEQLLAAEDRSASGSWYTPPELAQPLTRAALSEVTDLYLEDNPGDVLAVTVLDPAVGGGVFLVAAARLLAAAYTALLYGTNRPAPLTVQAVMPDVLKSCVYGIDTDPVAVDLAKSACWLETSGLTPIGWLDDNIIVGNALAGDLPPALTARLNSTGPLAIVGNPPYKDKAKGAAPWIEARRPKPGHRRTADELHRPSLDEFRIPGHGRTDGLMSNLYIYFWRWALWRAFETRLATASVAFITPSPWLTSPTFDGMRAFIRQSADRGAIINLTPEGKAPPGPTRLFPGVTLPLCAAVFTRCRGPQRQITAEVKHATVTGTRDEKFRQIEQLLSPAGQ; via the coding sequence ATGAGCCTCTCTACCGCCCTTGAGGCGATCGTCGCCGAAGCCCCCGGCGCCGACGGCCACCGACACATCATGCGGCTGGCCGTCAACGCGGCCGCCGCCGCCCGCAACTACCCGCAGCCCTGGCACGTAGAGCTACCCGTCGACACCGCGGAGCGCGTAACGAAGCTCCTCACCGACCTCGGAGACCTCGCCACCTGGGGCGCCCCGGAACTCGGCAGCCTCCACGAACAGCTCCTCGCCGCCGAGGACCGCAGCGCCTCCGGCAGCTGGTACACGCCTCCCGAGCTCGCGCAGCCGCTGACCCGTGCCGCACTGAGCGAGGTCACCGACCTGTACCTGGAGGACAACCCCGGCGACGTCCTGGCGGTGACGGTCCTCGACCCGGCCGTCGGCGGCGGGGTGTTCCTGGTGGCGGCCGCACGTCTGCTGGCCGCCGCGTACACCGCGCTGCTGTACGGCACAAACCGTCCGGCGCCGCTGACCGTCCAGGCCGTCATGCCGGACGTCCTGAAGTCCTGCGTGTACGGCATCGACACCGACCCCGTCGCTGTCGACCTCGCCAAGTCCGCCTGCTGGCTGGAGACCAGCGGCCTCACGCCGATCGGCTGGCTCGACGACAACATCATCGTTGGCAACGCGCTCGCCGGCGACCTGCCCCCCGCCCTGACCGCCCGGCTCAACTCCACCGGCCCGCTGGCGATCGTGGGCAACCCGCCCTACAAGGACAAGGCGAAAGGTGCCGCCCCCTGGATCGAAGCCCGCCGCCCGAAGCCGGGACACCGGCGCACCGCCGACGAGCTGCACCGGCCCAGCCTGGACGAGTTCCGCATCCCCGGCCACGGCCGCACCGACGGCCTCATGTCCAACCTGTACATCTACTTCTGGCGCTGGGCGCTGTGGCGGGCATTCGAGACCCGCCTGGCCACCGCGTCCGTCGCGTTCATCACCCCGAGCCCTTGGCTGACCAGCCCCACCTTCGACGGGATGCGCGCCTTCATACGCCAATCCGCCGACCGCGGGGCCATCATCAACCTGACGCCCGAGGGCAAAGCACCGCCCGGCCCCACCCGCCTCTTCCCCGGCGTCACGCTGCCCCTGTGCGCCGCGGTGTTCACCCGCTGCCGCGGGCCGCAGCGCCAGATCACCGCCGAGGTAAAGCATGCGACCGTCACCGGCACCCGCGACGAGAAATTCCGGCAGATCGAGCAACTCCTGAGCCCAGCCGGCCAGTGA
- a CDS encoding ParA family protein, producing MTAPYDPEEREKVVSKLPSALRRELKVRAAQLGIDIKDAVTEGIVAWRSCDPLPPVDTSGGGPFSTYLPAGLYGEFKADCKAKGVSFAQGLAQAVRLWLDSHPTARRTPRPTGARRIIFGNQKGGVGKTSASAGVAEALAEMGNKVCLIDFDPQGHLTKQFGFDMLGIDDPSLAKHMLGEAKGEVRDLLVPIEEKAFAGRLFLLPACKDAFLLDAKLATTRQVRVKETALEKAMEPLEKQFDFIVVDCPPSLGYTMDTALYYARTRDEEEEGTSGIFIPVLAEDSSADAYDMLDEQIQELSNDMDVLIGELGFVVNMYDSRRGWVATSSLDGWKELGDVVAVIPDQSEQRKAVRLKQPLLSYAPDSEQADAMRKIALKVVS from the coding sequence ATGACCGCGCCATATGATCCGGAGGAGCGGGAAAAGGTAGTGTCGAAGCTACCTTCTGCTCTGCGCCGTGAACTGAAGGTACGAGCAGCCCAGTTGGGCATCGACATCAAGGACGCCGTGACCGAGGGCATAGTGGCCTGGCGCTCCTGCGACCCGTTGCCTCCCGTTGACACCTCGGGAGGCGGCCCATTCTCGACCTACCTGCCCGCAGGCCTGTACGGCGAGTTCAAGGCGGACTGCAAGGCCAAGGGGGTGTCCTTCGCCCAAGGGCTGGCTCAGGCCGTACGGCTGTGGCTGGACAGCCACCCGACGGCTCGTCGGACTCCGCGCCCCACCGGGGCTCGCAGGATCATCTTCGGGAACCAGAAGGGCGGCGTGGGCAAGACCTCCGCGTCGGCCGGCGTTGCCGAGGCCTTGGCGGAGATGGGCAACAAGGTTTGCCTAATCGACTTCGACCCGCAGGGGCACCTGACCAAACAGTTCGGGTTCGACATGCTCGGTATCGACGACCCCAGCCTGGCCAAGCACATGCTGGGTGAGGCCAAGGGCGAGGTGCGGGACCTCCTGGTCCCGATCGAGGAAAAAGCCTTCGCCGGACGGCTGTTCCTGCTGCCAGCGTGCAAGGACGCCTTCCTCCTGGACGCCAAGCTGGCCACCACCCGCCAGGTCCGGGTCAAGGAGACCGCGCTGGAGAAGGCCATGGAACCGCTGGAGAAGCAGTTCGACTTCATCGTCGTGGACTGCCCGCCCAGCCTCGGCTACACGATGGACACCGCCCTCTACTACGCCCGGACACGGGACGAGGAAGAAGAAGGCACCTCCGGCATCTTCATCCCGGTCCTCGCCGAGGACTCCTCCGCCGACGCCTACGACATGCTGGACGAGCAGATCCAGGAGCTGTCCAACGACATGGACGTCCTGATCGGCGAGCTCGGGTTCGTGGTCAACATGTACGACAGCCGGCGTGGCTGGGTCGCCACTTCCTCCTTGGACGGGTGGAAGGAGCTCGGCGATGTCGTGGCCGTCATCCCGGACCAGAGTGAGCAGCGCAAGGCCGTACGGCTGAAGCAGCCGCTTCTCTCCTACGCTCCGGACAGCGAGCAGGCTGATGCCATGAGGAAGATCGCGTTGAAGGTGGTGTCATGA